From Terriglobales bacterium:
GCTTCCAGCTTGCCGGCCGGGCCTGGAACGAATATCGACTGAATTGCACTCGCCAATTGCTTTAGATCCTCAAGCCTTCGCTGTTTCCGGAAAACGATAATTCACGCTGTTTTCGATTCTACGCGAGTCCTTCCGCTATGCTGTGAGCATGGACCCTGTTCGGCTCACGCGTGAGCTCATCGATATCGAATCGATCACCGGCAATGAAGCCGAAGTCGGCGATTATCTCCACGCGGTTCTTTCCAAGCTTGGATATCGCACGGAAAAGATGCCGGTCGAAGGCGCTCGCAAAAACATCTACGCGACTCTCGACGGAAAGCCTGATCTGATCTTCTCGACCCACATGGACACGGTGCCGCCGTTCATTCCATCGTCGGAAGACGGGGGGAAGATCTACGGACGCGGCTCGTGCGATGCCAAGGGAATCATAGCCGCGCAGATCGCGGCTGCGGAAACACTCCGCCATAAGACGTCCAAGATTGGGCTGTTGTTTCTAGTGGGGGAAGAGCGCGACAGTCAAGGAGCAAAGGAAGCAAATCTTCATGCTCCAGGATCTCGTTTTCTGATCAACGGCGAGCCAACGGAGAACAAGATTGGCCGCGCCTCGAAGGGAACGCTGCGCGTGCAACTCACGGCCAGTGGGCGCATGGCTCACTCGGCCTATCCGCACCTGGGTGAGTCGGCGATCGAGAAGATGGTCGAGGCATTGTATCGTTTGCTCCAGGTGCCGCTGCCGAACAATCCCGAGATCGGTCCAACTACCGTTAATATCGGACTCATCGAGGGAGGGCGGGCTCCGAACGTGATTCCCGATTTCGCACGCGCGCAGTTGCTTTATCGCCTCGTGGGACCCACCGACAAGCTTCGCAAGGATATTCAGGCGGCAGTCAACGGTCTCGCGACTGCCGAGTTCGCGCTCGAAATTCCACACGTAAAGCTCCGCACGGTTGACGGCATTCCTGAAATGATCGCGGCCTTCACGACGGATATTCCGGCACTCACGAACTGGGGTGAGCCTGTGCTGCTAGGTCCGGGGTCGATTCACGTTGCGCACACCGATGGCGAGTTTATTTCAAAGCGTGATCTGACCGAAGCGGTCGGGCTCTATGTCTCAGTGGCCGAAAAACTGCTTTCCTCTTAGGAACCCGTCATAGCACACGGCATGGTAGAGACGCAGCATGCTGCGTCTCTACGAGAATGTGTGGATTCCCGGGCTGCGCTAGACTGAAGAGTTATGTCCGAATCGAAAAACTCTCTGGAGCACGCGTCTTCCTCGTATCTGCGGTCCGCGATGCATCAGCCGGTGGACTGGCACGAGTGGAGCGCCGACGCTTTTGACAAAGCTCAGCGCGAGAACAAGCCGGTGCTGCTCGACGTGGGCGCGGTGTGGTGCCACTGGTGCCACGTGATGGATCGGGAATCCTACGAAAATCCAGAAGTCGCGAAACTCATCAACGACAACTACGTTGCCGTAAAGGTAGACCGTGACGAACGTCCTGACGTTGACAGCCGCTATCAGGCCGCCGTGCAGGCCATGAGCGGACAGGGAGGATGGCCCCTCACCGCCTTCCTGACTCCCGATGGGCGACCCTTCTTCGGAGGAACCTATTTCCCGCCGGACGATAACCACGGGCGTCCTGGATTCAAGCGTGTTCTGCAGACTCTCGCTTCACGGTACAGCGAAAAGCACAGCGACGTAATGGAGTCGGCCGAGCATGTGATGAGCGCGATCGATCATGCGGAATCATTCGCCGGACGCTCAGGCGAAATCTCCCCGGGCCTGGTGGATGGCATGGTGAAGTCTGCGATACAGAGCTTCGATCCGCACCACGGTGGATTTGGCTCGGCTCCAAAGTTTCCGCATCCTTCCATACTCGATTTGCTCATCGATTACTGCGGTCGCACTGGTGATGAAGAAGCGTTAAAAGTAGTGACGACTACGCTCGACCGAATGGCACAGGGAGGCGTCTACGATCAGCTCGCCGGGGGATTTCACCGCTACTCAGTCGATGAGCGCTGGGTAGTTCCGCACTTCGAAAAGATGTCATACGACAACTCGGAACTGCTGAAAAACTATGTCCACGGCTACCAACTCGCCGGAAATGAGTTCTACGCGCACGTTGCCCGCGACATCATTCGTTGGATGGACGACTGGCTAAGTGATCGTGAGCGCGGCGGGTTCTACGCTTCGCAAGACGCCGACATCGATCTGCACGACGATGGTGACTACTTCACCTGGTCGCTGGCAGAGGCGCGCGACGTCTTGAGTGCGCAGGAACTGGAAGCTGTGGCGCCGCTTTACGACATCGGCGAAGTCGGCGAGATGCATCATCGGCCGGAGAAAAATGTGCTGCACATTCGTGCGACTCCGGAGCAGATCGCGACGCGAATGAGACTTAGCGTCCCCGACGTGCAAAAGCTGATTGCGTCGGCGCAAGAGAAAATGCTCAAGGCACGACTTACTCGACCGACGCCTTACGTGGACAAGACGGTCTACGTGAACTGGAACGCGCTCTGCATTTCTGCGTATCTTGAAGCGGCAAAAGTTCTCGAAATTCCTGAAGCAGAGCATTTCGCATTGCGTTCCCTTGATCGTCTTCTCTCTGAAGCGTGGTCCGCAGAAAGCGGACTGAAGCATGTCATCACGTATTCGGATCCGGCCGCGCAGCATCGCGATGTTGATGGATTGCTTGATGACTACGCATTCACGGTGACCGCATGCATCGATGCCTACGAGATCACTACCGATCTCAGCTATTACCGATTCGCCCAAAAGATCGCGGCAAAGATGATGGAGAAGTTTCACGACGAAACTGGCGGCGGGTTCTTCGATACTTC
This genomic window contains:
- a CDS encoding M20/M25/M40 family metallo-hydrolase: MDPVRLTRELIDIESITGNEAEVGDYLHAVLSKLGYRTEKMPVEGARKNIYATLDGKPDLIFSTHMDTVPPFIPSSEDGGKIYGRGSCDAKGIIAAQIAAAETLRHKTSKIGLLFLVGEERDSQGAKEANLHAPGSRFLINGEPTENKIGRASKGTLRVQLTASGRMAHSAYPHLGESAIEKMVEALYRLLQVPLPNNPEIGPTTVNIGLIEGGRAPNVIPDFARAQLLYRLVGPTDKLRKDIQAAVNGLATAEFALEIPHVKLRTVDGIPEMIAAFTTDIPALTNWGEPVLLGPGSIHVAHTDGEFISKRDLTEAVGLYVSVAEKLLSS
- a CDS encoding thioredoxin domain-containing protein; amino-acid sequence: MSESKNSLEHASSSYLRSAMHQPVDWHEWSADAFDKAQRENKPVLLDVGAVWCHWCHVMDRESYENPEVAKLINDNYVAVKVDRDERPDVDSRYQAAVQAMSGQGGWPLTAFLTPDGRPFFGGTYFPPDDNHGRPGFKRVLQTLASRYSEKHSDVMESAEHVMSAIDHAESFAGRSGEISPGLVDGMVKSAIQSFDPHHGGFGSAPKFPHPSILDLLIDYCGRTGDEEALKVVTTTLDRMAQGGVYDQLAGGFHRYSVDERWVVPHFEKMSYDNSELLKNYVHGYQLAGNEFYAHVARDIIRWMDDWLSDRERGGFYASQDADIDLHDDGDYFTWSLAEARDVLSAQELEAVAPLYDIGEVGEMHHRPEKNVLHIRATPEQIATRMRLSVPDVQKLIASAQEKMLKARLTRPTPYVDKTVYVNWNALCISAYLEAAKVLEIPEAEHFALRSLDRLLSEAWSAESGLKHVITYSDPAAQHRDVDGLLDDYAFTVTACIDAYEITTDLSYYRFAQKIAAKMMEKFHDETGGGFFDTSRQSLHGNLGALTARRKPLQDSPTPAGNPAAAIALLRLHAYSGDNKHRDIAESTLEAFAGIAGNFGIFGATYGIAVALYSRPHTQAVIVGKDENARELYRTALSPFSISTSVLRFDPDHVVEKNLPPVLAQTIPSLPALKQHKSVAVLCSGFTCQPPMESASVLKQYLHQQEQASSARKIS